ACCCAATGAGAGACATCAGGATCGCTGCCGTCCAGTTTGAACATCGTAACGGAGACAAGGCGTTTAATCTGCAGCGCATCCGTGAGCTGGCTCAACAGGCGGTCGCCCAGGGGGCTGAGATTGTCAGCTTTCATGAATGTTGTATCCCCGCTTACACATTCGTGCAATCGTTCTCCAAAGAAGAACTGCTGGCGCTGGCCGAGCCGGTGCCTTCCGGGCCGAGTACACAGGAACTGATGTCAATCTCCCGGGAAGTTGGCGTACCCATCCTGGCCGGCCTGTTCGAAGAGGATCAGGGGGACGTGTATAACACGTACGTCTGTGTCGATGGGGATGAACTGGTGGCCCGCTTTCGCAAGCTGCATGCGTTTGTGAATTCGCATCTTTCTTCGGGAAGTGAATACGCGGTCTTCGATCTGCGGGGCTGTCGTTGTGGGATCTTGATCTGCTACGACAATAACCTGATCGAAAACGTGCGGATGACAGCCATGCTGGGGGCCGAGATCATCTTTATGCCCCATGTGACCTGTTGCCTGCCGTCGGTGATGCCCGGGCGGGGACTCGTGGATCCGAAACTGTGGGAGAACCGGGACCGGGATCCCGTCAGGTTACGACAGGAATTTCAGGGGCCCAAGGGGAAAGGCTGGCTGATGCGCTGGCTGCCCGCGCGGTCTTATGACAACGGCGTGTACGCGATCTTCACGAACCCGGTCGGCATGGATGACCAGGAAGTCAAGCCGGGGCTGTCGATGATTCTCGATCCGTTT
This sequence is a window from Gimesia chilikensis. Protein-coding genes within it:
- a CDS encoding nitrilase family protein; the encoded protein is MRDIRIAAVQFEHRNGDKAFNLQRIRELAQQAVAQGAEIVSFHECCIPAYTFVQSFSKEELLALAEPVPSGPSTQELMSISREVGVPILAGLFEEDQGDVYNTYVCVDGDELVARFRKLHAFVNSHLSSGSEYAVFDLRGCRCGILICYDNNLIENVRMTAMLGAEIIFMPHVTCCLPSVMPGRGLVDPKLWENRDRDPVRLRQEFQGPKGKGWLMRWLPARSYDNGVYAIFTNPVGMDDQEVKPGLSMILDPFGEIIAECTNLGDDIAIALCTEEKLSQASGRRYIRARRPDLYGKLVEPPAEPPVTQPGWELKPSS